The genomic segment CGAGTTCAGCCCGCAACGCCTCGATCAGGTCAGCCCGGTGAACATGGATGTATTCGGCGCCCCACCGGTTCACCGCCGCCTTGCGTAGCGGGATGGAGAAGATGGTCGCCCCGCTGCGCCCCCAGCGCATTTCCGCCGCCTGCGGGCGGAACGCATCCGTCATCACCCGTGCCCCGACGCCCAGGGCATTCAGGACTTTCGTGGCGTTTGGGCTGAGCTGCAGCCCGGCCCCCACCTCGCTGATGACACCGGATTGCTCGATTACTGTAACGGTATGACCGCGCTTCTCCAGCGCGAGGGCGGCTGTCAGGCCCCCAATTCCACCGCCGACGACAAGAACATGCATGGTCTGCCGGCTCCGTATCCAGAAAAAATCAACGACCCCGGCCGGGGTCGTCTTTGCCACCGATCAGGACGAAACGCCGGTCGCAGTATTTGCACTCGACAAAATCCTCGTCGCCCATCTCGTACCAGACGCGCGGGTGGCCAAGCGCGCCGCCGCCGCCATTACAGGAGACTTTATGGGTTTTGACCATCACGACTTCGGGTGGGTCGAAAACATCGCGCTTGGTAGACATTGGATCGCCTATTCAGTCCTGTAAGTTGGCCCCGGCTTGTTCACCGCGGCGTACAGCCCTACCTAGAGCGCACCAGAGTGCCACGCAAGCACCGCCATGCCGCAGGGAAAGAAGGACCGGATGACTGACCAAAACTCCGCCCCGGAATATGCAATTGAAGTCGATAACCTGCAGAAGGTGTACGCCGCCTCCGGCCGCATGCCGGAAAAGCACGCCCTGAAGGGCATCAGCCTGAAAATTCCGCGCGGATCGATCTTCGGCCTTCTGGGGCCAAACGGGGCGGGCAAGTCCACCTTCATCAACATCCTGGCAGGCCTGGTGAACAAGACCTCCGGCACGGCCAGTATCTGGGGGCTCGATATCGACAAGCACCCCCGCCAGAGCCGCGCAGCCATTGGCGTTGTGAACCAGGAGATCGTTGCCGACCCCTTCTTCACCCCGTTTGAAATGCTGGAACTGATGGCGGGCTTTTACGGCGTCCCGAAAGGCGAACGCCAGACAGACGAAATCCTCGCTGCCGTGGGCCTCGACGACAAGAAAGATGCCTATGTGCGACAGCTGTCGGGCGGCATGAAGCGGCGACTGATGGTGGCCAAGGCGCTCGTCCACAATCCGCCCGTGCTGATCCTCGACGAGCCGACAGCCGGTGTGGACGTGGAACTGCGCCGCTCGATGTGGACTTATGTGCGCGAACTGCATGACCGCGGCACCACGATCATCCTGACGACTCACTATCTGGAAGAAGCCGAAGAGCTCTGCGATTCCATCGCCATCGTGAACCATGGCGAGATTGTCGCCTGCGAACCGACGCCGAGCCTGCTGGCCCGGCTCGACTACAAGACGCTTGTGATCACCCCCAGAGAACCACTGACGGCCGTCCCGGATGCCTTGTCCGAGCTGGATGCGACGATGCGCGAATCGGGGGAACTGGCAATCACGTTCCGGACGAGCGAGACCGGAATCGGCCGCCTTCTGGAACAGGTGCGTCAGGCCGGAATCGGAATCGGGGATCTCATCACCGAGACCCCCGACCTTGAAGACGTGTTCCTGGCGCTGACCAGCGAGCCGGCCTGACGGATCAGGCCGACTGTTTGATCCAGTCGGCGATGGCCTGCTTGCTCATCGCACCGAGGTGCGTAGCGGCGACCTTGCCATCCTTAAAGATCATTAGCGTCGGCATGCCGCGCACGCCGTATTTCGAGCCGGTCATCGGGTTTTCGTCGACATTGATCTTGGCGACTTTCACCTTGCCGGCCATTTCTTCGGCGACGGCCTCCAGATGCGG from the uncultured Hyphomonas sp. genome contains:
- a CDS encoding zinc-finger domain-containing protein, producing the protein MSTKRDVFDPPEVVMVKTHKVSCNGGGGALGHPRVWYEMGDEDFVECKYCDRRFVLIGGKDDPGRGR
- a CDS encoding ABC transporter ATP-binding protein codes for the protein MTDQNSAPEYAIEVDNLQKVYAASGRMPEKHALKGISLKIPRGSIFGLLGPNGAGKSTFINILAGLVNKTSGTASIWGLDIDKHPRQSRAAIGVVNQEIVADPFFTPFEMLELMAGFYGVPKGERQTDEILAAVGLDDKKDAYVRQLSGGMKRRLMVAKALVHNPPVLILDEPTAGVDVELRRSMWTYVRELHDRGTTIILTTHYLEEAEELCDSIAIVNHGEIVACEPTPSLLARLDYKTLVITPREPLTAVPDALSELDATMRESGELAITFRTSETGIGRLLEQVRQAGIGIGDLITETPDLEDVFLALTSEPA
- the trxA gene encoding thioredoxin; translated protein: MAAIDVTDDEFDGVIANSDVPVVVDFWAEWCGPCKQMSPHLEAVAEEMAGKVKVAKINVDENPMTGSKYGVRGMPTLMIFKDGKVAATHLGAMSKQAIADWIKQSA